One genomic window of Diospyros lotus cultivar Yz01 chromosome 8, ASM1463336v1, whole genome shotgun sequence includes the following:
- the LOC127808627 gene encoding wall-associated receptor kinase-like 22, which yields MLSDGSIVAVKKSNIVDESQVSHFINEVFILSQIDHRNIVKLLGCCLETEVPLLVYEYISNGTLAHHLHGEHHASPLSWETRLRIAAEVAGALAYLHSWASRAIFHRDIKSNNILLDKNCRAVVSDFGISRSMPVNKTHLTTMFGGTFGYLDPHFFRSGQFTDKSDVYAFGVVLAELLTAIKAASSSRCEEGLVEYFRSFMKQNRLLEIVQKSVVEEAKEEEIFAFANIARRCLKMNIKKRPGMIEVAADLDRLRTMHDDTVGGE from the coding sequence ATGCTATCAGATGGAAGCATAGTAGCTGTCAAAAAGTCGAACATAGTTGATGAAAGCCAAGTAAGCCATTTTATTAACGAAGTCTTCATTCTGTCGCAGATAGACCACAGAAACATAGTAAAACTATTAGGCTGTTGCCTGGAGACTGAAGTCCCATTACTCGTATACGAGTACATATCTAATGGCACCCTAGCGCACCATCTCCATGGCGAACATCATGCTTCACCATTATCCTGGGAAACCCGCCTTCGCATCGCTGCAGAAGTAGCCGGAGCGCTTGCTTATTTGCATTCATGGGCTTCTAGGGCCATTTTTCACAGGGACATCAAGTCCAACAACATACTGCTGGATAAGAACTGTAGGGCTGTAGTGTCTGACTTTGGGATCTCAAGGTCGATGCCTGTTAACAAGACTCACTTGACGACCATGTTTGGCGGGACTTTTGGGTACTTGGACCCGCACTTCTTTCGATCAGGACAGTTTACAGATAAGAGCGATGTTTATGCCTTTGGAGTAGTGCTTGCTGAACTCTTGACAGCCATAAAAGCTGCTTCTTCCAGCAGATGTGAAGAAGGCCTGGTGGAATATTTTCGATCCTTCATGAAGCAGAACCGGTTACTCGAAATAGTGCAGAAGTCAGTTGTGGAAGAAGCCAAGGAAGAGGAGATCTTTGCTTTTGCCAACATTGCCAGAAGATGCCTAAAGATGAACATTAAGAAGAGGCCTGGTATGATAGAAGTTGCGGCTGATCTTGATCGTCTCAGAACGATGCATGATGATACAGTAGGCGGAGAGTGA
- the LOC127808628 gene encoding wall-associated receptor kinase-like 10, translated as MLLLVRLVMIIFFLFGPQAVEASISKPGCPEKCKGITVPYPFGIGEGCFLDKAFELRCNQSEARTPLHLVNGDFPVVDISLDHVGILHNATSGCFDKFGGRSVRYVQYDVGDNQFSYSHTQNKLTAMPEDLTRFRLRVDSMNTENRSWITSPCSLAFIIKRDHGEVFLFNISKIARFIFSVPVILNWKIGNISCREAQGRGSCLCGKNSHCSDSAGGLGYQCRCMLGYHGNPYLPDGCQDPKKDPCKNRGNCVNTPGSFFCTCPRGYNSSRSRDTSCLVDDSERDTHYAILLGRFLPLVAAPFVLDLLALTFVALAGLGIAFFILIVVAMFSKLRHELEEKRKNEMKRTFFKRNGGLLLEQQMSSDKGNVVKTKVFGLEELEKATDDFNKNRVLGKGGGGTVFKGMLSDGSIVAVKKSNIVDESQVSHFINEVFILSQIDHRNIVKLLGCCLETEVPLLVYEYISNGTLAHHLHGEHHASPLSWETRLRIAAEVAGALAYLHSWASRAIFHRDIKSNNILLDKNCRAVVSDFGISRSMPVNKTHLTTMFGGTFGYLDPHFFRSGQFTDKSDVYAFGVVLAELLTAIKAASSSRCEEGLVEYFRSFMKQNRLLEIVQKSVVEEAKEEEIFAFANIARRCLKMNIKKRPGMIEVAADLDRLRTMHDDTVGGE; from the exons ATGCTTCTGCTGGTTCGTCTAGTAATGATCATCTTCTTCCTGTTTGGACCACAGGCCGTAGAAGCCTCTATTTCGAAGCCCGGTTGTCCTGAAAAATGCAAGGGCATAACCGTTCCTTACCCTTTTGGCATAGGAGAAGGATGTTTCCTCGACAAAGCATTTGAGCTGAGATGCAACCAATCAGAAGCTCGTACTCCTCTCCACTTGGTAAATGGAGATTTCCCTGTGGTGGACATTTCTTTAGACCATGTCGGCATCTTACATAATGCTACTTCTGGTTGTTTCGACAAGTTCGGAGGACGTAGCGTACGTTATGTGCAATATGATGTGGGCGATAACCAGTTTAGTTACTCCCACACCCAAAATAAGCTG ACCGCCATGCCTGAAGATCTGACGAGATTTCGCTTGCGAGTCGACAGCATGAACACAGAGAACCGTTCCTGGATCACCAGCCCGTGTAGCCTCGCTTTTATTATCAAACGGGACCATGGTGAAGTGTTCCTTTTCAATATCTCCAAAATTGCCAGATTCATTTTTTCCGTCCCAGTGATTCTAAACTGGAAAATTGGGAACATTAGTTGTCGAGAAGCACAGGGAAGAGGGAGCTGTCTCTGTGGCAAGAACAGTCATTGCTCTGACTCAGCAGGAGGCCTCGGCTACCAGTGCCGCTGCATGTTAGGTTATCACGGAAATCCTTACCTCCCAGATGGATGCCAAG ACCCAAAGAAAGATCCTTGTAAGAATAGAGGAAATTGTGTTAATACGCCAGGCAGCTTCTTTTGCACTTGCCCACGAGGTTACAACAGCAGCCGTAGTCGAGACACTTCATGTTTAGTTGACGACTCAGAGCGAGATACGCATTATGCTATTTTACTTGGTAGATTCCTTCCTCTGGTAGCGGCTCCTTTTGTTTTAGATCTCCTTGCACTTACTTTTGTAGCACTCGCAGGTCTTGGAATTGCTTTTTTCATCTTGATCGTAGTCGCCATGTTCTCCAAGTTACGGCATGAGCTAGAGGAGAAAcggaaaaatgaaatgaagagGACTTTCTTCAAAAGAAACGGTGGTTTGCTGTTAGAGCAACAGATGTCTTCGGACAAAGGGAATGTAGTGAAAACAAAAGTCTTTGGTTTAGAAGAATTGGAGAAGGCAACAGACGACTTCAACAAAAATCGGGTGCTTGgcaaaggaggaggaggaaccGTTTTCAAAGGGATGCTATCAGATGGAAGCATAGTAGCTGTCAAAAAGTCGAACATAGTTGATGAAAGCCAAGTAAGCCATTTTATTAACGAAGTCTTCATTCTGTCGCAGATAGACCACAGAAACATAGTAAAACTATTAGGCTGTTGCCTGGAGACTGAAGTCCCATTACTCGTATACGAGTACATATCTAATGGCACCCTAGCGCACCATCTCCATGGCGAACATCATGCTTCACCATTATCCTGGGAAACCCGCCTTCGCATCGCTGCAGAAGTAGCCGGAGCGCTTGCTTATTTGCATTCATGGGCTTCTAGGGCCATTTTTCACAGGGACATCAAGTCCAACAACATACTGCTGGATAAGAACTGTAGGGCTGTAGTGTCTGACTTTGGGATCTCAAGGTCGATGCCTGTTAACAAGACTCACTTGACGACCATGTTTGGCGGGACTTTTGGGTACTTGGACCCGCACTTCTTTCGATCAGGACAGTTTACAGATAAGAGCGATGTTTATGCCTTTGGAGTAGTGCTTGCTGAACTCTTGACAGCCATAAAAGCTGCTTCTTCCAGCAGATGTGAAGAAGGCCTGGTGGAATATTTTCGATCCTTCATGAAGCAGAACCGGTTACTCGAAATAGTGCAGAAGTCAGTTGTGGAAGAAGCCAAGGAAGAGGAGATCTTTGCTTTTGCCAACATTGCCAGAAGATGCCTAAAGATGAACATTAAGAAGAGGCCTGGTATGATAGAAGTTGCGGCTGATCTTGATCGTCTCAGAACGATGCATGATGATACAGTAGGCGGAGAGTGA